CTGGACGCCTGGCACGCGTTGAACCGGGACGTCCTGCTGTCGATACCGCTGTTTATCCTGTCGGGGCAGATCATGTCCCGGGGCGCCATGGCGACACGGCTGGTGCGTTTTGTGGCGGCGCTGACCGGCCCGATTCCCGGCGGCATGGCGATGGCGACCGTCCTGGCGTGTGCACTTTTTGCGGCCATATCCGGTTCATCAACTGTCACGCTGCTGGCCGTCGGCAGCGTGATGTACCCTGCCCTGCTGGCGGCGGGCTACTCCCGCGCTTTTTCGCTCGGGGCGCTGTGCGCGGCGGGCACGCTGGGCATCATCGTGCCGCCAAGCATCCCGCTGATTCTCTATGGCGTGATGACCCGCGTATCGATCACCGATCTGTTTATCGCCGGCATCGGTCCGGCGTTGGTCCTCACCGCGCTGCTGAGCGCCTATGCCGTGGTCCGCAACTGGGACCAGCGCGGCGGCAGCTGGGATTTGAAGGAGATTGGCACCTCGCTGCGCGAGGGGATCTGGTCGCTGCTGATGCCGGTCATCATCCTGGGCGGGATCTACTCGGGCCATTTCACCGCCACGGAATCGGCGGCGGTGGCGGTGGTGTATGCGCTGCTGGTGGAGGTGCTGGTGCATCGCGAGCTGGGTGCCAAGGGAGTTTATGAGGTGGTGGGTGACACCTCACGGCTGCTGGGCTCGCTGTTCCCAGTGCTGATGCTCGCGGTGAGCCTCAACGTTTTCCTGACCTACGAACGCATCCCGGAGCAGGTGGTCGCCTGGTTCATGGAGCAGTTCTCCAGCCCCACGGAATTCCTGGTTACCAGCAATCTGTTTCTGCTGATGGTCGGCACGGTGATGGACATCGGCTCTGCGGTGCTGATCCTGGCGCCGATGCTGGCGCCCGTTGCCGCGGCGCAGGGTATTGACGCCGTACACTTCGGCATTGTGATGATCGTCAATCTCGAGATCGGCTACCTGACGCCACCTTTTGGCCTCAACCTGATTGTGGCCATGGGCG
The Pseudomonadota bacterium DNA segment above includes these coding regions:
- a CDS encoding TRAP transporter large permease produces the protein MLAALTLTAVLLALLVLRQPLVVVLGVALVWVYLSQSPDHPSFILLDAWHALNRDVLLSIPLFILSGQIMSRGAMATRLVRFVAALTGPIPGGMAMATVLACALFAAISGSSTVTLLAVGSVMYPALLAAGYSRAFSLGALCAAGTLGIIVPPSIPLILYGVMTRVSITDLFIAGIGPALVLTALLSAYAVVRNWDQRGGSWDLKEIGTSLREGIWSLLMPVIILGGIYSGHFTATESAAVAVVYALLVEVLVHRELGAKGVYEVVGDTSRLLGSLFPVLMLAVSLNVFLTYERIPEQVVAWFMEQFSSPTEFLVTSNLFLLMVGTVMDIGSAVLILAPMLAPVAAAQGIDAVHFGIVMIVNLEIGYLTPPFGLNLIVAMGAFKEDFWTICKAVVPFLLIMLTGLVLVTFIPRISLFLLG